From one Deltaproteobacteria bacterium genomic stretch:
- a CDS encoding ABC transporter permease: protein MSVDDSNPLSTNWLWQRTREFIGEWLGVIGVAIFFLGWELSTRFEIINPFYFPPISKILVKGYEMFAAGAIWEHMWFSLTNFSIGFVVSVILGVVIGVPMGWYRTVHKAFDPLLSGIYATPLIALLPLIIMMFGLGAVSKIIMTILAAVFPILINTMVGIANTDTRLITMARAFGARDSQIFMKVSMPGSLPYIVAGMRVALGRALVYIVVAEQYGAATGLGYLSSLAAQRFQMAAMFVPIILIAAMGATLNEVLKTVERRLDKWKPQK, encoded by the coding sequence GTGTCGGTCGACGACTCCAACCCACTGAGCACCAACTGGCTGTGGCAGCGCACTCGTGAATTTATCGGCGAGTGGCTCGGCGTCATCGGCGTGGCGATATTTTTTCTCGGCTGGGAACTCTCTACCCGGTTTGAGATCATCAATCCTTTCTACTTTCCGCCCATCAGCAAGATTCTCGTCAAAGGCTACGAGATGTTCGCCGCCGGCGCGATCTGGGAGCATATGTGGTTCAGCCTGACCAACTTCTCCATCGGCTTCGTCGTATCCGTGATTTTAGGCGTCGTCATCGGCGTGCCCATGGGCTGGTATCGAACGGTACACAAAGCCTTCGATCCGCTGCTGTCGGGAATCTACGCCACGCCGTTGATCGCGCTCTTACCGTTGATCATCATGATGTTCGGTCTCGGCGCGGTGTCGAAAATCATCATGACGATTCTCGCCGCCGTGTTTCCGATCTTGATCAATACCATGGTCGGCATCGCCAACACCGACACCCGGCTGATCACCATGGCGCGCGCTTTCGGCGCGCGCGATAGCCAGATCTTCATGAAAGTATCGATGCCCGGCTCCCTGCCTTACATCGTCGCCGGCATGCGCGTCGCGCTCGGCCGCGCGCTGGTCTACATCGTCGTCGCCGAACAGTACGGCGCCGCCACCGGGCTCGGCTACTTGAGTTCGCTGGCGGCACAGCGTTTTCAGATGGCTGCGATGTTCGTGCCGATCATTCTCATCGCCGCCATGGGCGCAACCCTCAACGAAGTGCTCAAGACCGTCGAGCGCCGTCTCGACAAGTGGAAACCGCAAAAATAG